The Thunnus albacares chromosome 11, fThuAlb1.1, whole genome shotgun sequence genome contains a region encoding:
- the LOC122992841 gene encoding obscurin-like isoform X10, which yields MEEWGTKRRLTIRDIGVDDDGIYLCEMPDGGRSIAEVAVKGTILRKLPRKVDVLEGENAAFCVEVEKEEMDIHWYKDGVELRETHKTILKSFGRTHILVFVNTMPQDSGLVIFLVGRSKTSSQLRVKAARHCPPSCPVGVQINTERANAALLSWVPAQDSRKNPPSGYVLERQEVGTGSQEWLQCLTTDSATSVEILGDSVPCEADYRFRICSVNKYGKSNNVEFPRAVHLVPVARIQAPLQDALVPEGQDALFSIELSASVIGTWFLNGTQLQEDERYSMRRTRTHQSLRMRGVRDTDNGAEITFIAYGIRDSAALYIQAPLVKFSPLSEMDRNKFVEIGNPIVLYCELSDPAAPVHWYKNGTELQTIEGLHIQSEGTMRRIVIQSAEFSHSGVYCCDAIDDVIRFNVEVEAPPVRFSAIPDAERNKTIQRHCPIILQCELSDPSAQVHWYKDGSKLHPQSGVDILTDGLVRKLVVQSADFFHSGLYCCKTKGDTITFSVDIKAPPVKFSAIPEEMRTKSIEAGCPLVLQCVVSDPEADVCWYKDEMQLVSNSGLEIHSEGNTRTIVVQSAELCHSGVYRCTTLDDTMDFQVEIKAIPVTYSTIFDVERTKSLEAGKPLELECEVADSTVPVCWYKDGVKLLPQNGWIIQNNGTLRRLIIPSAEFLHSGLYSCETSDDTIHFTVDIKAASLPLSPSPEVVEKQSLEATCPTEPTSEISDTAVQVSWQRDKEHNCNREPDFEMERIKKTLVIEPTHPSNSGAYYCATADDVAQLIVKNQVPSVTYLLGPGVEKTKSAEEHCPIVQQFEISDPIAKACWYKDGTQIYPKGEADCESQSSSQALPLQSHHLSGDRSFGCETSGDAQSNVVKAEQCHYGDEIGEIADASAQYTVDVKATPPRLSSDQEKNKSTEEAYPVDVERISSKRNSGIFGSKRGDIQTYEEHSREMTAPQSTYEYTTDWITSKQPNELSDNQQMINAKSPVYCNSVQPTIMKSDTQHDNKQSTESQGEEFIYYIQHAETPSEQLVTSLKTTVQSDEFCNILQTATVESEESNVKTITAQSEELHSSVQMGAVLSEQCNPLQTSTAQSGHLTNHLQISTFKSDELCDSVKTATLQSEESFKSLQSGTLQSEEPFKSLQSATGQTEELHNSTQMPAILSGKLLDCLQTENVHSEELFNSLRTAKDQSEELSRPLQTSTVQSEKLCDFPDTASLQSVGLHNSQKAETIQPGGQYNILQSAFVRLDDLYHTGQAVPNQSEVSMQATTVQADCHHMMEATQDQVDSTLNSGQKSTTQFSEPNHVKQASTVQSEEIYLSRMYDSHWNDYVTANKVAVEGDLNAPPVRITTLCEAERNKSVEVDEPIVLRCEISDPNAQVTWYKDGIKLHEAAGQDMLEEGSIRTLAFQSATLSHAGIYSCKTTDDAMQFHVDVKAPLLKLSAISEADQKKTVMAGCPIALQCELSDPAGQVSWYKDGTELLPQNGVDIQSEGNVRSLVVPSAERAHSGIYRCESKDDDIQFDVEVKALPVKFSELQETDRNKSVQEGCPIVLSCELSHDSSAHVDWYKDGMKLLQQNNVEIQSDGLTRSLVIHSAESIHSGSYECSTADDTITFKVDVQGRSPQIMPIPLSEKHKVVAIGFPIVLQCEVSDPVAQVSWFKEEVELFCKTGLDMKRDGSLRKLIINSAKVSDSGFYSCNLADDVVTFHVDIQATPVRFSTLPEVARNKFVEAGCPIKLQCEVSEPTAQVYWQKDGEQLFPKCEYEIQTKEKQRALVIKSAEVRHSGVYSCEAADDHIEFKVDVAAPPVTFADIPEEDLFKSVVEQEQLALSCEVTRADGVVQWYKDGTEIQPSNNITIQAEDTQRNLTIHSAELSDSGTYTCRAGDNILMFKVNIREPPVMIIYPKEDVHLDRHVPEEIILSCELSRPNGVVSWYKDGQKLQESENIKLKIEGPYRRLKIISSGVEDSGEYVCDTADDSIFFNLSITEPPVRIVSPSQSQMELCQQTSERMVLSCEISRPNAMVRWYRDGLEVEENDNLILEVDGVYRRLIIPETTVKDSAEYVCDTADDSVTFFVNIAEPPVRFVRPRKTASRVEKVVGNTLVLDCEVSRSNAEVTWKKNGEEVEDSRNVTILEDGAMRQLTIHSLTVEDSGQYVCDAKDDVMDFHVKVQDLPVKILGKTDAKTEKQFLVSDDIILVCELSRSNASVSWYKNNQLIDDTERYCSEEQGVFRSLVVLNAGLEDSGEYTCDAVDDKMVFYITVKEPPVKIIGNSGHPEHHILVAGDDLILECEVSRPNATVQWLWNGEILKPDTRVKIDSYDVVRKLVLSGLQPSDSGKYICDATDDKLTTIVEVQEAPVMFVNKEVNNNISAYENENVTLCAIVSREGVNVRWLKDGQLLNEDNIHISSEGNTHKLTINPLQLSDSGEYVCHINTDEMYFSLLVKEMKVKFIKQLENIVALKGSGLTLRCEINKPKGDVQWLKDGQEISPSRRHTIRAQGRERTFTIHELVDEDAGEYACESTGDRTSAIVTLETPRVVEFIAELRSITVCEGEDAIFKCVVSPEDTRLVWYLNGKQVAQNEHTVISSNGLCHMLCIHNCTVSDSSKVTADAEGLVSEAELQVQEQQVLFTKKMTPVIAEEYNEATLEVEVSVDTGEVQWMRQGVLIHPGAKYTLKHKGRKHSLTIHKLTMSDRGIYSCETLHDRTQAQLTVEPRKITIKRGLTDIKTTERETASFEVELSHPNVPGTWTRNGIQLKPTNHFRMTAKGQVHSLTISNLSVEDTGTFMFCVENLKTSARLAVKEPPVTIFRKLEDQKFPEGAIASIECELSRHNVNVKWMKNGVELKPGKDLRIYAMGRKRFLQIMKCHVSDSGTYTCDAGDVTTSCTVEVYERELLIVQGLEDLAIQEDQNAVFVCEISVEDVPGEWYKNGEKIQPTSTIKIRQEGTKHFLLMCNVRAEDSGEIKFVARHVESVTYLEVEELPVSIVKPLQDKTALEKSRVILDCTVSNPRCSIRWYKGSNVILPSERFEICSEGGYRKLIIQQVVLEDEGTYSVQVGEYSCSAKLTVEAQSLLMVRDLKDVEVVAPDEACFECEVSVPVLKSPVWSLKGEPLQPSSRVRLEKMGTVHRLTLRQTSPDMSGVVEFTSGKAKSTAQLRVLSK from the exons ATGGAGGAGTGGGGAACAAAACGGCGACTAACCATCCGTGACATTGGAGTTGATGATGATGGGATTTACCTCTGCGAGATGCCTGATGGTGGGAGAAGTATTGCAGAGGTAGCTGTGAAAG GTACAATTTTGCGGAAGCTTCCAAGAAAAGTGGATGTCTTGGAAGGCGAAAATGCTGCCTTTTGTGTTGAagtagaaaaagaagaaatggacATACATTGGTACAAAGATGGTGTAGAGCTGCGTGAAACGCATAAGACCATCCTTAAGTCCTTTGGTCGAACTCACATCCTGGTTTTCGTCAATACAATGCCCCAAGACTCCGGCCTTGTGATTTTCCTTGTAGGCAGATCCAAGACTTCCTCTCAACTAAGAGTGAAAG CCGCCAGACATTGTCCTCCCAGTTGTCCAGTGGGTGTGCAGATCAACACAGAGCGTGCCAATGCAGCTCTTCTCTCATGGGTTCCTGCTCAGGACTCACGAAAGAACCCTCCATCTGGATATGTGCTTGAGCGACAGGAAGTGGGCACTGGCTCACAGGAGTGGCTACAGTGTTTGACCACTGACTCTGCAACCTCTGTGGAGATCCTCGGTGACAGCGTACCATGTGAAGCTGATTATCGATTTCGCATTTGCAGTGTAAACAAATATGGAAAGAGCAACAATGTTGAGTTCCCTAGGGCAGTTCACTTGG TTCCAGTGGCCAGAATACAAGCTCCCTTACAGGATGCCTTGGTGCCCGAGGGGCAAGATGCCCTCTTCTCTATTGAGCTCTCTGCTTCTGTTATCGGCACATGGTTCTTAAACGGTACTCAGCTTCAGGAGGACGAACGTTATTCCATGCGGCGGACACGAACACACCAATCTCTTCGCATGAGAGGAGTACGTGATACAGACAACGGAGCTGAGATTACATTTATTGCCTATGGCATTCGGGATTCTGCAGCACTGTACATTCAAG CTCCTCTTGTCAAGTTTTCACCACTGTCAGAAATGGATCGAAACAAATTTGTAGAAATTGGGAACCCCATTGTGCTCTACTGTGAGCTGTCAGACCCTGCAGCTCCAGTGCACTGGTACAAGAATGGGACGGAATTACAAACAATCGAGGGTCTTCATATCCAGTCAGAGGGCACCATGAGAAGAATTGTCATCCAATCAGCAGAGTTCTCACATTCAGGAGTGTATTGCTGTGATGCCATTGATGACGTCATCAGGTTCAATGTGGAAGTAGAGG CCCCACCTGTGAGGTTTTCAGCAATTCCAGATGCTGAGAGGAACAAAACCATCCAAAGACATTGCCCCATTATTTTGCAATGTGAGCTGTCAGATCCCTCTGCTCAGGTGCACTGGTACAAAGATGGGTCAAAGCTTCACCCCCAAAGTGGAGTAGATATTCTAACTGATGGCTTGGTGAGAAAATTGGTTGTCCAATCAGCAGATTTTTTCCACTCTGGGTTGTACTGCTGCAAGACAAAGGGTGACACCATCACGTTCAGTGTGGACATcaaag CTCCACCCGTGAAGTTCTCAGCAATTCCTGAAGAAATGAGGACCAAGTCGATCGAAGCAGGCTGTCCTCTTGTACTCCAGTGTGTGGTGTCAGATCCTGAGGCCGATGTTTGCTGGTACAAGGATGAAATGCAGCTCGTTTCAAACTCTGGATTAGAAATCCACTCAGAGGGAAATACAAGGACTATAGTTGTTCAGTCTGCAGAGCTGTGCCACTCTGGTGTGTACAGATGCACCACACTGGATGATACCATGGACTTTCAAGTGGAGATCAAAG CTATACCAGTGACGTACTCTACTATCTTTGACGTTGAGAGAACCAAGTCACTTGAAGCGGGCAAACCTTTGGAGCTGGAATGTGAGGTTGCAGACTCCACTGTGCCTGTGTGCTGGTATAAAGATGGTGTAAAGCTCTTACCGCAGAATGGGTGGATTATACAGAATAATGGCACATTGAGGAGACTCATTATCCCATCTGCTGAGTTCTTGCATTCAGGGCTATACAGCTGTGAAACATCTGATGACACTATCCACTTCACTGTGGATATTAAAG CTGCATCGTTGCCGTTGTCGCCCTCACCGGAGGTTGTGGAGAAGCAGTCACTTGAGGCGACCTGCCCCACTGAACCAACGTCTGAAATCTCAGACACTGCTGTCCAGGTGTCATGGCAGAGGGATAAAGAACATAATTGTAATAGAGAGCCTGATTTTGAAATGGAACGCATCAAGAAGACCCTTGTTATTGAACCAACTCATCCTTCAAATTCTGGAGCATACTATTGTGCAACAGCAGATGATGTTGCCCAATTAATTGTAAAAAATCAAg TGCCATCTGTGACATATCTGCTTGGTCCTGGTGTTGAGAAGACCAAGTCTGCTGAAGAGCACTGCCCAATTGTTCAGCAATTTGAGATTTCAGATCCCATTGCCAAAGCCTGTTGGTACAAAGATGGAACCCAGATCTACCCAAAAGGGGAAGCTGACTGTGAATCACAGAGCAGCAGCCAAGCCTTGCCCCTCCAGTCACATCACTTGTCTGGTGATCGGAGTTTTGGCTGTGAAACATCTGGTGATGCACAGTCAAATGTGGTGAAAG CAGAGCAGTGTCACTATGGTGACGAGATTGGTGAGATAGCTGATGCATCTGCCCAATACACTGTGGATGTCAAAG CTACACCGCCAAGGCTCTCTTCTGACCAAGAGAAGAACAAGTCGACTGAAGAGGCTTATCCTGTTGACGTTGAGCGCATTTCCTCGAAGCGCAATTCTGGCATCTTCGGCAGCAAGAGAGGAGATATTCAGACATATGAAGAACATTCCAGGGAAATGACAGCTCCTCAGTCAACTTATGAATATACGACTGACTGGATTACATCTAAACAGCCAAATGAGCTCTCTGACAATCAACAAATGATAAATGCCAAATCTCCAGTTTACTGTAACTCTGTGCAGCCAACAATAATGAAATCTGACACACAGCATGACAATAAACAGTCCACAGAATCACAAGGTGAGGAATTCATTTACTATATACAGCATGCAGAAACCCCATCTGAACAGCTTGTTACTTCCCTGAAGACAACTGTCCAGTCAGATGAGTTTTGTAATATTCTACAAACTGCAACTGTTGAATCTGAGGAATCTAATGTCAAGACTATAACTGCCCAATCAGAAGAGCTACATAGCTCAGTACAGATGGGGGCTGTCCTATCAGAGCAATGCAATCCCCTACAAACTTCAACTGCCCAATCAGGGCACCTTACTAACCACTTACAGATTTCAACATTCAAATCAGATGAGTTATGTGACTCTGTAAAAACTGCAACTCTCCAGTCAGAGGAGTCCTTTAAATCCTTACAGTCTGGAACTCTCCAGTCAGAGGAGCCTTTTAAATCCTTACAGTCTGCAACGGGCCAAACAGAGGAGCTCCACAACTCCACGCAGATGCCAGCTATCCTGTCAGGGAAGCTTCTTGATTGCTTACAGACTGAAAATGTCCATTCAGAGGAGCTCTTTAACTCCTTACGGACTGCAAAAGACCAGTCTGAGGAGTTAAGCAGACCCCTACAGACATCAACTGTCCAGTCAGAGAAACTTTGTGACTTCCCTGACACTGCATCCCTTCAATCAGTGGGATTGCATAACTCTCAAAAGGCAGAAACTATCCAACCAGGTGGGCAATACAACATTCTACAGTCTGCATTTGTCAGATTGGATGACCTCTATCACACAGGACAGGCAGTGCCTAACCAATCAGAGGTGTCAATGCAGGCAACAACAGTCCAAGCAGATTGTCATCACATGATGGAGGCAACACAAGACCAAGTAGACAGCACACTTAACTCTGGGCAAAAATCCACTACCCAGTTTTCAGAGCCTAACCATGTCAAGCAGGCATCTACTGTCCAATCAGAAGAGATCTATCTATCAAGGATGTATGACAGTCACTGGAATGACTATGTCACTGCAAATAAGGTGGCTGTTGAAGGTGATTTAAATG CTCCACCTGTGAGAATTACAACTCTTTGTGAGGCTGAGAGGAACAAGTCTGTTGAAGTTGATGAACCCATAGTGCTGCGATGTGAAATATCAGATCCTAACGCTCAAGTTACTTGGTACAAGGATGGAATAAAACTACATGAAGCAGCTGGGCAAGACATGCTGGAAGAGGGTTCCATAAGAACACTGGCTTTCCAGTCAGCAACGCTGTCTCATGCAGGGATTTACAGCTGCAAGACAACAGATGATGCAATGCAGTTTCATGTGGATGTTAAAG CTCCACTTCTGAAGTTGTCAGCTATATCTGAGGCTGACCAGAAAAAGACAGTCATGGCAGGCTGTCCCATTGCTCTACAATGTGAGCTGTCAGACCCCGCTGGACAAGTCAGTTGGTACAAAGATGGAACAGAGCTCCTACCTCAAAACGGAGTAGACATCCAGTCAGAGGGCAATGTGAGGAGTCTAGTTGTCCCATCAGCAGAGCGGGCTCACTCTGGCATATACCGTTGTGAGTCAAAGGATGATGACATCCAGTTCGATGTGGAAGTAAAAG CTCTACCTGTGAAGTTCTCAGAGCTTCAAGAGACGGACAGGAACAAGTCCGTCCAAGAAGGCTGTCCCATTGTCCTCAGCTGTGAACTCTCTCATGATTCTTCTGCTCATGTCGACTGGTACAAGGATGGGATGAAACTcctacaacaaaacaatgtggaAATACAGTCAGATGGTCTAACAAGATCCCTTGTCATTCATTCAGCTGAAAGCATACATAGCGGTAGCTATGAATGTTCAACAGCAGATGACACCATCACCTTTAAAGTGGATGTACAAG GCCGATCGCCACAGATCATGCCAATCCCACTATCAGAAAAGCACAAGGTGGTTGCAATTGGTTTTCCAATTGTTCTCCAGTGTGAGGTCTCTGACCCTGTTGCTCAGGTTTCCTGGTTCAAAGAAGAGGTGGAACTTTTTTGCAAAACTGGCCTTGATATGAAAAGAGATGGCAGCCTcagaaaattaataattaattctGCTAAGGTCTCTGACTCTGGCTTCTACAGCTGTAACCTCGCTGATGATGTTGTGACATTCCATGTGGACATCCAAG CTACTCCTGTGAGGTTTTCAACACTTCCAGAGGTCGCAAGAAACAAATTTGTTGAAGCAGGCTGCCCAATTAAGCTGCAGTGTGAAGTCTCAGAGCCAACCGCCCAAGTCTATTGGCAGAAGGATGGAGAACAGCTATTTCCAAAGTGTGAATATGAAatccaaacaaaagaaaaacagagagcgCTGGTTATTAAATCAGCAGAAGTCAGACACTCTGGGGTGTACAGCTGTGAGGCCGCAGATGACCATATAGAATTCAAGGTGGATGTTGCAG CGCCTCCAGTAACATTTGCTGATATCCCAGAGGAGGACCTTTTCAAGAGTGTTGTGGAACAAGAACAGCTTGCCCTGTCATGCGAAGTAACAAGGGCTGATGGTGTTGTCCAGTGGTACAAAGATGGAACTGAAATCCAACCAAGCAACAATATTACAATCCAAGCAGAGGACACTCAAAGAAATCTGACAATCCATTCAGCTGAACTGTCAGATTCAGGCACATACACATGCCGTGCAGGagacaacattttaatgttcaaGGTTAATATACGAg AACCTCCGGTGATGATAATCTACCCCAAGGAGGATGTCCACCTCGACCGTCACGTTCCTGAGGAAATCATTCTGAGTTGTGAACTGTCTCGTCCAAACGGTGTTGTGAGCTGGTACAAAGATGGCCAAAAGCTGCAGGAGAGTGAGAACATCAAGCTCAAGATTGAAGGCCCTTATCGACGACTGAAGATTATTTCCAGTGGTGTGGAAGATTCTGGAGAATACGTCTGTGATACAGCTGATGATTCAATATTCTTTAACCTTAGTATTACAG AACCTCCGGTGCGGATTGTATCCCCAAGTCAATCACAAATGGAACTGTGCCAGCAAACGTCCGAGAGGATGGTACTGAGCTGTGAGATCTCACGGCCTAATGCAATGGTACGCTGGTATAGAGACGGACTTGAAGTGGAGGAGAATGACAACCTTATTCTAGAGGTGGATGGTGTCTACAGAAGACTTATTATACCGGAAACTACAGTCAAAGATTCCGCCGAATATGTCTGTGATACAGCAGATGACTCAGTGACATTCTTTGTAAACATAGCAG AGCCTCCTGTTCGCTTTGTACGTCCACGGAAGACAGCAAGTAGAGTAGAAAAAGTGGTTGGGAATACTCTGGTTCTAGACTGTGAGGTTTCAAGATCAAATGCTGAGGTCACCTGGAAGAAGAATGGAGAAGAGGTAGAGGACTCCAGAAATGTCACCATCCTTGAAGATGGTGCCATGCGTCAATTGACCATTCACTCACTGACAGTTGAAGATTCTGGGCAATATGTCTGTGATGCAAAGGATGATGTGATGGACTTCCATGTAAAAGTGCAAG ATTTGCCTGTGAAAATTCTCGGAAAAACTGACGCAAAAACAGAGAAGCAGTTCTTAGTATCTGATGACATTATTCTTGTGTGTGAACTATCAAGATCCAATGCGTCAGTCAGTTGGTACAAAAATAACCAGCTAATTGATGACACCGAGCGATACTGTAGTGAGGAGCAAGGTGTTTTCCGGTCACTGGTTGTCCTAAATGCTGGGCTCGAAGATTCGGGAGAGTACACCTGTGATGCAGTGGATGATAAAATGGTCTTCTATATCACTGTCAAAG AGCCTCCAGTAAAGATCATTGGAAATTCAGGCCACCCAGAGCATCATATCCTGGTAGCAGGGGATGACCTTATTTTGGAGTGTGAGGTGTCTAGGCCAAACGCCACCGTTCAGTGGTTATGGAATGGCGAGATACTGAAACCAGACACTCGTGTAAAAATTGACAGCTATGACGTTGTTAGGAAGCTTGTTCTCTCTGGACTTCAGCCCTCAGACTctggaaaatacatttgtgatgCCACCGATGACAAACTGACAACGATAGTCGAGGTCCAAG AAGCACCTGTCATGTTTGTGAATAAAGAAGTAAATAATAACATCTCAGCATATGAAAATGAGAATGTTACACTGTGTGCCATTGTGAGCCGAGAAGGAGTTAATGTTCGGTGGCTGAAAGATGGCCAACTATTGAACGAGGACAACATTCACATCTCCAGTGAGGGTAACACCCACAAGCTCACCATTAATCCCCTGCAGCTGTCAGATTCTGGAGAATATGTCTgtcacataaacacagatgaGATGTATTTCAGTCTTTTAGTCAAAG AAATGAAGGTGAAATTTATCAAACAACTGGAGAACATTGTGGCTCTGAAGGGCAGCGGCCTTACATTACGATGTGAGATCAACAAGCCCAAAGGAGATGTCCAGTGGCTAAAAGATGGCCAGGAGATCTCTCCAAGCCGTCGGCACACAATACGGGCACAAGGTCGAGAGCGAACCTTTACCATCCATGAACTAGTGGATGAAGATGCTGGAGAATATGCCTGTGAATCCACAGGTGACAGAACCTCAGCTATTGTCACTTTAGAAA CTCCCCGTGTCGTTGAGTTCATAGCGGAGCTTCGTAGCATCACGGTCTGTGAAGGAGAAGATGCAATATTTAAGTGTGTGGTTTCACCAGAGGACACTCGCTTGGTGTGGTACTTAAATGGCAAACAAGTAGCTCAGAATGAGCACACTGTCATTTCAAGCAACGGACTATGCCACATGCTCTGCATCCACAACTGCACGGTTTCAGATAGCAGCAAAGTGACAGCTGATGCAGAGGGGTTGGTATCAGAGGCAGAACTCCAGGTTCAAG AACAACAGGTGTTGTTCACCAAGAAAATGACACCAGTTATAGCTGAAGAGTACAATGAGGCAACCCTAGAGGTGGAGGTGAGTGTGGATACGGGTGAGGTGCAGTGGATGAGGCAAGGGGTGCTGATCCACCCCGGAGCCAAGTATACCCTGAAACACAAGGGCCGAAAACACAGTCTCACCATCCACAAACTCACCATGTCTGACCGGGGCATCTACAGCTGTGAAACCCTCCATGACCGCACGCAAGCCCAGCTCACAGTGGAAC CTCGAAAAATCACAATCAAGAGGGGGTTGACTGACATAAAAACCACGGAGAGAGAAACAGCCTCGTTTGAGGTGGAACTGTCCCATCCCAATGTCCCGGGCACCTGGACGAGAAACGGAATTCAGCTTAAGCCGACGAATCACTTCCGCATGACTGCCAAAGGACAAGTCCACAGCCTTACTATCTCCAACCTATCAGTAGAAGACACTGGCACCTTCATGTTCTGTGTAGAGAATCTGAAAACATCTGCAAGGCTTGCCGTCAAGG AGCCCCCAGTGACAATTTTCAGAAAACTGGAGGACCAGAAATTCCCTGAGGGGGCAATAGCCTCTATTGAGTGTGAGCTGTCAAGACACAATGTCAACGTGAAATGGATGAAG aaTGGGGTTGAGTTGAAGCCAGGCAAGGACTTGCGCATTTATGCAATGGGACGGAAGCGTTTTCTTCAGATCATGAAATGTCATGTCAGTGATTCTGGCACGTACACCTGTGATGCTGGAGATGTGACTACATCCTGCACTGTGGAGGTCTATG